The following nucleotide sequence is from Borrelia sp. A-FGy1.
AAAAATTTTACTAAAGTCTTAAAATTAACAAAAATAACCATTGAATGATATGGATGGGACAAAAGATATTCAAATCGACTCACTAATTTATCATTATTCTTAAACACATCTATTGGCATCCCGAAAAAATAAATCCTATCCGGTTTTGAGTATATATCTTTTAAATTAGCCATTATTACCCTCTAATAACAATTTAAAACAAATAAGTGAATAAACAATAGCTGTATCTGCTCTCAAAATTGAAGTATTAAACCTAACAAATTTAAAACCCAAATCCTTAAATAAATTAATTTCTGCTATTGAAAAGCAACCCTCAGGTCCTATTAAAATCCCAATTTTATGTAAAGTACTTATGCTATCGCCACAACCTAATAAAATACCATCTTGATGAGCAACATAATAATTAACAGAAGATGAATAAGGAACACTAAAAAAATTTTCGTAAAAATTAATATTAGGAACATGTACATTGCCACTTTGTTTTAGAGCTTCATCTATTATTTTTAAAAATCTAGATCTTTTAAAATTTAAATCATCAATATCTATCTTAGAAACAGAATTATCACCATTAACAATGTTTATATGATCTACTCCAATTTCAACAATTTGTCTTAAACATAAATCTAATTTCCTGCCCTTAAGATTAGATATAAACATACTTATTTCAAAATGCCGCCTTTTTATTTTCTCTATCTTAAGAGTATAAAGCTTAATAAGCTTATTATCCATGCTTAAAATTTTAGCAAACCTTATTTCTTTTCCTTTCAACAAAACATTTAATGTATCCCCTACCTTAAACCTTCTCACATGAAAAAGATAATGGCAAATCTTACTATCGTTAATAACGATATCATTCCCAAATAAACAGCTATCATCTAAGACTATTTGTTTCACAGACCAACTATTTAGTTTCGTTTAAAAGATATTCATAAGAAGCTCTTAATGCCTTATCATAATGTAAATTATAAATCGGGACTTCTTGATTTGTGTCTTGATAAAATTTAGTAAGAATATACTGACCTAAAAAGTCTTTATCCACATTATAATTATCATGTCCCTTAATAAGAACATCAATAAAATTATCTATTTCATATTCAGTAATAGTCTTTCTACCCTCTAAAAAATGCCCTATTAAATCCTTGTCAAAAATTTCTTTATATGCTACTACTTCTTCCTCGGAAAAATCCTTCACAACAATCTCTAAATCAGGTTCAATTCCAATATTATGTATACTTTGACCAGATGGAGTATAGTATTTTGAATTAGTAATCTTAAATCCTCCCGTATGGAAAGGGATTACATTTTGTATAACTCCTTTACCATAGGATTTTTCACCTATAATGTAAGCTCTCTTATGGTCTTTTAAAGCTCCAACTAAAACTTCAGATGCTGATGCTGAATGCTTATCAATTAAAGCAACAATTTTCATATCTAAAGGCACCAAAAACTCAGAACTAGCCTTATATTCAAAAGGAGCTTTAGTATCTCTTGTCTTTGTTGAAACAATAACTCCCTCAGTCAAAATATCATCGGCTATCTTTATTGCATCCTTCAGAAATCCTCCGGTATTAAGTCTTAAGTCTAAAATCAAAGATTTAATATTCTGAGATTTAAGTTTTTCTAAAGCTTTTCTAAAGTAACTATTAGTGTTTGGGTTAAAACTTACTATCCTAATATACCCAACTTCTTCATTGATAACATCATATTTAACAGTCTGTATGTCCAATTTTTCTCTTACAAGTTCAAATTCTAATTTTAAATCTTTACCTCTTAGAATAGAAACTTTAACTTTTGTACCTTCTTTCCCTCTTAAAAGCTCAACAACTTGTTCTACCGTCATCAAAGAAGCACTTTTACCATCAACTGCTGTGATATAATCACCCGATCTTATGCCAGCCTTATACGCAGGTCCCTCCTCAAAAGGAGTAAGAACTTTAACATAAGAAAAACTAGGTTCAAGATTACCTCCTTTAGAAGGATCTTTTTTAGTAATAGTAACCCCAATTCCAACATAATTTCCCTCTGTAGTCTTTGATATCTCTTCCAAATCTTTTCTTGTTAAATATTGAGAATACGGATCATCCAATGCCTGAAACATCCCCTTTAAAGCCCCTTCAAAAATAGCTTCATCATTAACAGGTTCAACATAGTTTCTCTTAATAAAATCAAAAGCTTCTGTCATCATATGACCATAATTTGACACAGATAATTTACTTTTAGAAGAATTTGATTGTGCAAAGATAGACTCTACAACAACTAAAAAACTCATGCTAATAGCTAATAAGAAGCATCCAAATATTAAAAATTTTTTTTTCATCCAATTAATTCCTACACAAATAAAACTTGATTTTATCTTCATAATATAATACTTTAAGATTATGTTAAAGACAAATACTTTGAAAATAAAAATTATATATTGCACTGTTGCTATGCAAATACTTAAAAGCCTATTAATACTGGTGGAACTTTATGGAGCTATCAACAAAACGATATTTGTCAGTAATTCTTCTATTAAGTTTATGCTATCTTTCATTATATTTTCACCAGAATTATTTCTTACAATAATAATAATAAATTATTTGTTGTATGAAAAATTTAAAATTCTTCACAATTTGATCATAACAACAAAAATTTTTCAAATAATAATGGGAGTTATGTTATTCATATTGGGTTATAGTCTTCGCTTATATGTATATCAACTATCCCTATTCCATCTTTTAGGAATAATAATAATTTACGCTACATTCAACTCAATAAGTCTAGTTTTAATCAAAATAAAGGACAAATTAACGGAGTAAAAGTTTGATTATAGTACCTGTAGCTAGCGGTAAGGGAGGAGTTGGGAAATCTCTTTTTTCAACTAACGTTGCAATTTGTCTTGCAAACGAAGGGAAAAAAGTATTGCTTATTGACCTTGATCTTGGAGGCTCCAACCTACATTCTATGCTAAATATCATACCTAAGAAGAGCATTGGAACTTTCCTTAAAACAAAAATTTCATTCAAAAATATAATAATAGAATCTGGAATTAAAAATCTAAGTTTTATTGCAGGGGACTCCGACATTCCAGAGCTTGCAAATATAGTTAACTTTCAAAAGAGAAGAATAATAAACAATCTAAAATCTCTCACCTATGACTATTTAATAATTGACCTTGGCGCTGGAACAGCATTTAATACAATAGATTTCTTTTTAATGTCAAATCGTGGAATCATAGTAACAATACCAACAATAACAGCAACAATGAATGCCTATTTATTTTTAAAAAACACAATCTTTAGAATTATATCAAAAATATTTACAAAAGACACAAAAGGACACAAAATAATTTCTGATATTAAAAAAGACTTTAGCAATTTACAAAAAATATATATACCCAACCTATTACTCAAAATAGAAAATTATGATCCTGAAAATTATGAAAAATTCATAGCAATTTTTTCACGATTCAGCCCTTTTATAGTCTTTAATATGTTAAAAACACCTGATGAAATTCAAAAAACAGAAAAAATACTAAAATCCGCAAAGGATTATCTAAACATAAACTTACAAAGCATAGGTTCAATTTATAAAGATGAAATTATTGATCAAGCATTAAACCATAAAATACCAATAACAATCTATAAACCTACAAGTTTAACTTCTAAAAGCATTAAAAAAATAGCAAAAAAATTAATTGAACTTGAAAACCTAATAAATGATGCAGCACTTTTAAGTGATGACGATATATATGAAAGCTATAATTTTGTATTTAAAGAAGCACAAGATGAGTACATGGAGAAATATGAATATCTCGAATCCTTGCTATTAGAAAAAAAAATAGACAATAATGAAATTATCGACATAATAAAATCCCAACAAAGGGAAATTTCAACATTGAGAAAACAAAACATGATGTTTAAAAAAAAATTATTTAAACAATTAAAAAAAGAGTAAGGAGAAAAAATGCCGAATTACATAAATTATCCCTCTTGGTTAAACCCTGAAATAATTAAAGGAATTCCAATTACATGGTATAGCCTTTCCTACATTATAATAATCATGATTTGCTATAAATTCATTTGGTACCAAATAAAAATTGACAAAATTGATATTAAAAGAAGTGATTATGAAAAAATGATGTTTTCACTTGTTATAGGAGCAATAATAGGCGGTAGGCTAGCCTCTACATTAATTTATGATAAAAGTGGTCTTTATTATACACACCCATGGCTAATATTCCTACCATTTGATAAACACTGGAATTTCACAGGCTTTAGAGGAATGGCAATACACGGAGGGTTTTTTGGAGTAATTATTGCACTATTAATAACAATTAATACTAATCTTAAGAACACAAATGTGAGAAAATACTTTATAAAGATAACAGATTATGGAGCGATTGCTTTTTCTTCAGGATACATACTAGGAAGACTTGCTAACTTTGCAAATGCAGAGCTTTACGGAAGACCAATGAAAGGAGGAATAATATTCCCAAAAGCAGTACCTTTTAACACAAGCGACAAGGGAGTAAAAGAATTTGCAGAATCAATTGGGCTTATGCTGTCTCCTCATGATTTATTTGTTAACTTACCAAGGATTCCATCACAACTAATTGAAGGATTTTTCGAGGGAATTGTATCTTTTTTATTATTATGGTTTGTCTTTAGAAAAATAAAAAAATATGATGGTTTTATTTTTGGAGTATATATAATTCTTTATGGTTTCTTTAGATTCTTAATTGAATATTTAAGAGAACCGGATAAAGAAATAGGATTTGTTATCACATATAGCCCACCTGAGAGTCTATTCGACTTCTCTTTCTTAAACATATCAATGGGACAAGTACTTTCTCTAATTTTGATACTATCCGGAATAATTTGGCTTTTATGGGCCAAGATGAGATCAGAAAAATTAAATAAATAAATCAAAAAAATGTAGATTTATAACAAAATCACTATAAGTTTATTTATAGCAAGATGAAAAATACATATCCAAATGCAATTGCAATATCTGAACAAAAAATTAATGATAAAGAGATTGCAAGACTTCAATCTATTTTCAACTTATTATATATATCATACTCTAGAAAAAACATCTCCAAAGAATACATCAAAAAAAATAACATTAAGTTTGCTATTATTTATAACCACAAAAGACCTATAGAATTTTCAATCAATATAGCAAATGATTTACAAAGCATAAATAAAGTTTACTCTATCATAATAAACAACAAAAATAGAGTAAAAACAACTTACAAATTCAACTACATAGAGATATTAAACGATATTCACGAACTAAGCTTTAATCACAGCTTAATTTGTCAAAAAAAGTTTTTCCATGATAATAACAATGCAAACCTTGATTTTTTCTTAAATTTAGCTGAACTTATTAAAGAGATTGTAATAATTACAAATATTGAAAATGATATTATATATGTCAATGAAAAAGGAAGCAAAGAGCTTGAACTTCCAATAAAGACTAGAGGAAAAACAAATAAAATAACTGACATCAATATCATAGATTTAGAAAAGGAAAATAAAATAGATTTAAGTTATACCATAAATGACATTCCTGAATTCAAGAACATATTAATAACTGACTGCCTTTTAATAGTAAAACAAAATAAAAAATTAATTGTAGATCTATTTGTTAGCACAATTGGCCAAAATAACATTGATAAATTAATAACAATAAAAGAAATATCTCATTTAAAATATAAAAACTATGATAAGAATCTTGAAATTATTGATAAACAAACAGATTTATATAATATCAAAGAACTTGAAAATCTTTTAATAAATCAAATTGAATCTTCTTATAAAAATACGTATTTATTTGACTTAGACTTACACATAAATACAGAATATGAATACAAAGGAAACAGGGCAAATATAGACTTTAAAATACTCAAAAAAATAACTTCTAAAATAATGTCATTTTATTCAGAATACATATTTCGAATAAAAGATAATAACTTAATAGTTATTATTTCCACAAATGGTGGAGAGAAAAGATTAATTGCAATTGCAGAAGAAATTAAGAAAACTATCTCTAATGAGCTTAAAAAGCAAGGATTAATAATATTTAAATTCAATATAGGAGTAATAGAAGCTAATTTACAAGAAGACATAGAAGTAACAATTTCAAAACTAAAAATAGCAACAAAAATATCTTCTGAATACAAAGATTCTCTCCCCATTTTATACAAAGACGAACTTCCAGAAACAATACTTATCAAAAATCAAAATAAAATATTTGAATATATAGTAAAAGCAATAAAAAACGACTTTTTCACTCTCTACTATCAAAAAATAACTCCCCTTAAAAAAAATTTAAAACCTAAAATTGAAATATTAACAAGACTTTTTGATCATACAGGTTCTCCTATTCCAAATATCACAGTATTCAGTTTAATAGAAAAATATAATCTAACTGTCGAAGTAGATCAACTGGTTGTTACTAAAGCCTTAAGAGAATATACAAATTTCGTAGCAAAAAATGGGATACATATTTTTTCAATCAACATTTCACCTCACTCATTAAAATCTAAAAGTTTTAGAATGTTCTTACGAGAAACACTTCTTACAAGTCATGTACCACTTCAAAACATATGCTTAGAAATAACAGAAACTGGAATTTTAGAAAATTTTGAACTAGTTAACAACTATTTCAAAGAACTTAAAAGTTTTGGAATCAAACTAGCACTTGACGACTTTGGAAGCGGCCACACCTCACTCTCATATATTAAAATATTACCCATAGATATCATAAAAATAGATGGATCTTTTATCAAAGTAATAAATTCCAGTCAAACAGATCTTGTAATAATAAAATCAATAAAAGAAATTGCTGATACAAAAAGAATAAAAATAGTAGCTGAATTTGTATCAAATGAAGAAATACTTAAAAAAATCAATGAAATTGGAATAGACTATGGACAGGGATTTCTATGGCATGTACCAGAACCAATATAGAGTATATTACTAAGGTATTTAGGATCAACAATAGACCTTTTATAATTAGTAAGGCCTATTGTTAAAAACTAATAAAACATACCAATTTCAATATTTAGTTCATTGACAATACCGTTTTTGCAAGATTACTAGTTATAAAGTTAACAGTAACTAATATGTTTTTAGCATCTTCATCATTCTTATCAATGGAGACATTTATTTTACCATCAATAATATCAAGTCCTTTAAAAGTCTTTATAAACTCTCTTGCAGAATCATTTTTAACTCCATGTAAATTCATGTCTATAATTTTTTTAATATCCGAACTTAATCCTACAAAAATATGAGAATCATGATTACTACCACCAATATCAATATTTGACTTCGCCACATATACGTTTTCATATGAGTAAACAGTTAACTTAGCATCTGCACTTGAATCTACTTCTCTTAGACCTTCATCATAAACTGCAAAATGCATAACTTTAATAGCTTTTCCTATCTTTGAACGTTCTTCTTTGTCAGCATCAGACATTCCCATTGCATGCAACACATGCCCCAAAGTATGATCATCAATAGAACCACTACTTAAAGATTCAGAATGATCATGTTGATTATGTTCCTTACTCTCTTCTGATTTATTCTTAGATTCACACCCTAACAACATCAAAAGAAATATAGTTACTAATAAAATATTTTTAAAAAAATAATTTCTGTACATAAATATTCTCCTATAGTTTATCATTATCTTTAAAAGATAATGATAAATCAATTGTTTTATATAAATTTATGTATCATTCAACTGCTATAATAAAAAAGTAAGGAGAAATTTAAATGAAAAAACAAAACCCTTGGATTTCTTTAAAAAAAGAAGAAAAGCATAAAATTCTAGAATTTTCAGAAAAATACAAGAATTTTTTAAGCACTATCAAAACTGAAAGAGAAGTTATCCATTATTCCATAAAAAAGGCTAAAGAAAAAAGATTTATCTGTTCATATGAAAAAAAAGAATTAAAACCCGGAGACAAAATCTTTTACACATGTCGAGACAAAAATATTGCTATTGTTTTTATTGGAAAGGAATCTATTGAGAATGGAATAAACTTTATTGTATCTCACACAGACTCCCCAAGACTTGACGCAAAACCATCACCAATTTCGGAAGAGAATGAATTTGCATTACTTAAAACAAATTACTATGGAGGAATCAAAAAATATCAATGGTTATCTATTCCTCTATCAATACGAGGAGTAGTATTTTTAAAAAACGAAGATAAAATAGAAATTAATATCGGAGACAACAAAAATGATCCCGTATTTGTAATTCCTGACATACTGCCACATCTTGATAAAAAAGTACAAAGAGACAAAAAATCCGAAGAAATTATTGAAGGTGAAAATTTAAAAATAATAATTGGAAGTCTACCTATTGAAACTAAAGAAAAAGATAAGGTAAAGCTTGCTATACTTGATTTAATAAATAAAAAATACAAAATAGAAGAAGAAGATTTTGTCTCAGCAGAAATAGAAATAGTGCCAGCAGGAGAAGCAAAGGATGTAGGGCTTGATAGAGCACTTATTGGTGGTTACGGTCAAGATGACAAAGTTTGTGTTTACACCTCATTAGAGGCTATTTTAAGCTTAGAAGAAACTCCAAACAAAACTGCCGTATGTTTCTTGGTTGATAAAGAAGAAATTGGATCAACTGGATCAACTGGTTTAAATTCAAGATACCTTGAATTCTTTGTTTCAGACATATTATCCAAACTTGAAGGCAATAAATATAATAATCTTTTTGTTCAAAAGGTACTATGGAATTCAAAAAGCATATCTGCTGATGTTTGTGGGGCAATTAATCCATTATTTAAATCTGTACATGATGAGCAAAATGCACCTAAAATAGGATATGGAATACCTATAATGAAATATACAGGGCATGGAGGTAAATATATGGCCAGTGACGCCGATGCTGAACTTGTTTTTTATATTAGAAATTTGCTAAACAAAAATAAAATAGCTTGGCAAGTAGCTACACTTGGTAAAGTAGAAGAAGGAGGAGGGGGTACTGTTGCAAAATTTTTAGCTCATTATGGAATAAGAACAATAGACATGGGCCCTGGCGTAATTAGTATGCACTCGCCCTTTGAAATAACTTCTAAATTTGATGTACACACTTCTTATATGGCATATAAGGCATTCTTTCAAGGATAAATAAATATGAATAATGAAAAAGCAATAAAAACATCGGAACATATCATAGAATGTTTTGGTGGTATTGTAAACATCAAAGAAATATATAAAGATGTTACTAGAATCAAAATACTAGTAGACAGCAACTCTTTAGTTAAGAGAGAAAATTTAACAAAGGATAAAAATATAATAGGAACAATTAAATCAAATGAATTCACAGAAATAGTAATGAATTTTGAAATAATTGAAGATGTTTACAACAACATCTTATATATGCTGAATAAACACACAAGTTAAGTATTAGGACCCAATGGGCCTAATATTTAAAATTTATTATGTATTCAATAACAGATTCAGGATTTGTTTCCTTATTCAATATTTTATAAACAACACCTGCTAAACCTTGAGAATCTAAATCATTCTCTAAAAGCAAAAAAACTTCCCTAGCAGCAATTACGCCCTCTGGAATATAACCAATTTTATGTATATTACTTATTAAATCATCTATGCCTTCAAAACTATTTAAAATACTATTGCTAACAAGTTCACGGCCAAATCTTCTATTTCTTCCAAAAATACTTCGACAAGTAACATCCAAATCCCCAGAACCAGCTAAAAACAAAAATGTCTTCTCACTACAGTCACCAACCTTAAACGCAATGTTTTTCATATCATTTAAAGAAACTGAAAATAAAAAAGATTCTGTGTTATTTCCTATCAAATTTGATTTTTTATTCTTATACTCATCCAAAATCCCAAATG
It contains:
- a CDS encoding 16S rRNA (uracil(1498)-N(3))-methyltransferase, whose translation is MKQIVLDDSCLFGNDIVINDSKICHYLFHVRRFKVGDTLNVLLKGKEIRFAKILSMDNKLIKLYTLKIEKIKRRHFEISMFISNLKGRKLDLCLRQIVEIGVDHINIVNGDNSVSKIDIDDLNFKRSRFLKIIDEALKQSGNVHVPNINFYENFFSVPYSSSVNYYVAHQDGILLGCGDSISTLHKIGILIGPEGCFSIAEINLFKDLGFKFVRFNTSILRADTAIVYSLICFKLLLEGNNG
- a CDS encoding S41 family peptidase, producing the protein MKKKFLIFGCFLLAISMSFLVVVESIFAQSNSSKSKLSVSNYGHMMTEAFDFIKRNYVEPVNDEAIFEGALKGMFQALDDPYSQYLTRKDLEEISKTTEGNYVGIGVTITKKDPSKGGNLEPSFSYVKVLTPFEEGPAYKAGIRSGDYITAVDGKSASLMTVEQVVELLRGKEGTKVKVSILRGKDLKLEFELVREKLDIQTVKYDVINEEVGYIRIVSFNPNTNSYFRKALEKLKSQNIKSLILDLRLNTGGFLKDAIKIADDILTEGVIVSTKTRDTKAPFEYKASSEFLVPLDMKIVALIDKHSASASEVLVGALKDHKRAYIIGEKSYGKGVIQNVIPFHTGGFKITNSKYYTPSGQSIHNIGIEPDLEIVVKDFSEEEVVAYKEIFDKDLIGHFLEGRKTITEYEIDNFIDVLIKGHDNYNVDKDFLGQYILTKFYQDTNQEVPIYNLHYDKALRASYEYLLNETK
- a CDS encoding P-loop NTPase yields the protein MIIVPVASGKGGVGKSLFSTNVAICLANEGKKVLLIDLDLGGSNLHSMLNIIPKKSIGTFLKTKISFKNIIIESGIKNLSFIAGDSDIPELANIVNFQKRRIINNLKSLTYDYLIIDLGAGTAFNTIDFFLMSNRGIIVTIPTITATMNAYLFLKNTIFRIISKIFTKDTKGHKIISDIKKDFSNLQKIYIPNLLLKIENYDPENYEKFIAIFSRFSPFIVFNMLKTPDEIQKTEKILKSAKDYLNINLQSIGSIYKDEIIDQALNHKIPITIYKPTSLTSKSIKKIAKKLIELENLINDAALLSDDDIYESYNFVFKEAQDEYMEKYEYLESLLLEKKIDNNEIIDIIKSQQREISTLRKQNMMFKKKLFKQLKKE
- the lgt gene encoding prolipoprotein diacylglyceryl transferase, with amino-acid sequence MPNYINYPSWLNPEIIKGIPITWYSLSYIIIIMICYKFIWYQIKIDKIDIKRSDYEKMMFSLVIGAIIGGRLASTLIYDKSGLYYTHPWLIFLPFDKHWNFTGFRGMAIHGGFFGVIIALLITINTNLKNTNVRKYFIKITDYGAIAFSSGYILGRLANFANAELYGRPMKGGIIFPKAVPFNTSDKGVKEFAESIGLMLSPHDLFVNLPRIPSQLIEGFFEGIVSFLLLWFVFRKIKKYDGFIFGVYIILYGFFRFLIEYLREPDKEIGFVITYSPPESLFDFSFLNISMGQVLSLILILSGIIWLLWAKMRSEKLNK
- a CDS encoding EAL domain-containing protein, whose translation is MKNTYPNAIAISEQKINDKEIARLQSIFNLLYISYSRKNISKEYIKKNNIKFAIIYNHKRPIEFSINIANDLQSINKVYSIIINNKNRVKTTYKFNYIEILNDIHELSFNHSLICQKKFFHDNNNANLDFFLNLAELIKEIVIITNIENDIIYVNEKGSKELELPIKTRGKTNKITDINIIDLEKENKIDLSYTINDIPEFKNILITDCLLIVKQNKKLIVDLFVSTIGQNNIDKLITIKEISHLKYKNYDKNLEIIDKQTDLYNIKELENLLINQIESSYKNTYLFDLDLHINTEYEYKGNRANIDFKILKKITSKIMSFYSEYIFRIKDNNLIVIISTNGGEKRLIAIAEEIKKTISNELKKQGLIIFKFNIGVIEANLQEDIEVTISKLKIATKISSEYKDSLPILYKDELPETILIKNQNKIFEYIVKAIKNDFFTLYYQKITPLKKNLKPKIEILTRLFDHTGSPIPNITVFSLIEKYNLTVEVDQLVVTKALREYTNFVAKNGIHIFSINISPHSLKSKSFRMFLRETLLTSHVPLQNICLEITETGILENFELVNNYFKELKSFGIKLALDDFGSGHTSLSYIKILPIDIIKIDGSFIKVINSSQTDLVIIKSIKEIADTKRIKIVAEFVSNEEILKKINEIGIDYGQGFLWHVPEPI
- a CDS encoding aminopeptidase; this translates as MKKQNPWISLKKEEKHKILEFSEKYKNFLSTIKTEREVIHYSIKKAKEKRFICSYEKKELKPGDKIFYTCRDKNIAIVFIGKESIENGINFIVSHTDSPRLDAKPSPISEENEFALLKTNYYGGIKKYQWLSIPLSIRGVVFLKNEDKIEINIGDNKNDPVFVIPDILPHLDKKVQRDKKSEEIIEGENLKIIIGSLPIETKEKDKVKLAILDLINKKYKIEEEDFVSAEIEIVPAGEAKDVGLDRALIGGYGQDDKVCVYTSLEAILSLEETPNKTAVCFLVDKEEIGSTGSTGLNSRYLEFFVSDILSKLEGNKYNNLFVQKVLWNSKSISADVCGAINPLFKSVHDEQNAPKIGYGIPIMKYTGHGGKYMASDADAELVFYIRNLLNKNKIAWQVATLGKVEEGGGGTVAKFLAHYGIRTIDMGPGVISMHSPFEITSKFDVHTSYMAYKAFFQG
- a CDS encoding PTS transporter subunit EIIB; the protein is MNNEKAIKTSEHIIECFGGIVNIKEIYKDVTRIKILVDSNSLVKRENLTKDKNIIGTIKSNEFTEIVMNFEIIEDVYNNILYMLNKHTS